A region of Paractinoplanes abujensis DNA encodes the following proteins:
- a CDS encoding STAS domain-containing protein — protein sequence MTLSADEAARFATLLEEHEEVLVTAWTDRVATSLRGRLSRAELQRQTSELRRAFEQALAGSAPDLGAESAGELRAQLAELSATRARQGFSTTETAVSVFALKEAVLGVLDDNDATMLRDYVAFSSFVDEAALFTFDSYVRVREELIADQAEQLLELSTPVVKLWEGVVAVPLVGTLDSARAQVVMERLLQTLVDTGSPYAIIDITGVPAVDTQVAQHVLKTVVAARLMGADCIISGIRPQIAQTIVALGIEFGDIATKSSLADALRYVLAQTGKVPTGKKGR from the coding sequence GTGACGCTGAGCGCGGATGAGGCGGCCCGCTTCGCCACACTGCTCGAGGAACATGAAGAAGTCCTGGTCACGGCCTGGACCGACCGGGTGGCGACCTCGCTGCGCGGCCGGCTGAGCCGCGCCGAGCTGCAGCGGCAGACCTCCGAGCTGAGGCGTGCCTTCGAGCAGGCGCTGGCCGGCTCCGCTCCGGATCTGGGCGCCGAGTCCGCGGGTGAGTTGCGGGCCCAGCTGGCCGAGCTCTCCGCGACCCGGGCCCGGCAGGGTTTCAGCACCACCGAGACGGCGGTGAGCGTGTTCGCCCTCAAGGAGGCGGTGCTGGGCGTCCTCGACGACAACGACGCCACGATGCTGCGGGATTACGTGGCCTTCTCCTCGTTCGTCGACGAGGCGGCGCTGTTCACGTTCGACAGCTACGTCCGCGTACGGGAAGAGTTGATCGCCGATCAGGCCGAGCAGTTGCTCGAACTGTCGACGCCGGTCGTCAAGCTCTGGGAGGGCGTGGTCGCCGTCCCGCTCGTCGGCACGCTCGACTCGGCCCGGGCCCAGGTGGTCATGGAGCGGCTGCTGCAGACGCTGGTCGACACCGGCTCGCCGTACGCGATCATCGACATCACCGGCGTGCCGGCCGTCGACACCCAGGTCGCGCAGCACGTCCTCAAGACCGTGGTGGCCGCGCGGCTGATGGGCGCCGACTGCATCATCTCCGGCATCCGCCCGCAGATCGCTCAGACGATCGTCGCTCTCGGCATCGAGTTCGGCGACATCGCCACGAAGTCCTCGCTGGCCGACGCCCTGCGCTACGTGCTGGCGCAGACGGGCAAGGTACCGACCGGCAAGAAGGGCCGCTGA
- a CDS encoding STAS domain-containing protein, translated as MSLTVQTEQRADMVVVSVAGELDMATAPQLQDQISDLLEKGRTRLVFDLAEVSFCDSTGLSVFVRAKNSTDDAGGTVRLAAPQRGVLRILEVSGLVEVLRTYPSVDEAVSAQEPALD; from the coding sequence ATGTCTCTGACGGTACAAACGGAACAGCGCGCCGACATGGTCGTCGTGTCGGTCGCGGGCGAGCTCGACATGGCCACCGCGCCACAGCTTCAGGACCAGATCAGCGACCTGCTGGAGAAGGGGCGCACCCGTCTGGTCTTCGACCTGGCCGAGGTGTCGTTCTGCGACTCCACCGGGCTCTCGGTCTTCGTCCGCGCCAAGAACAGCACCGACGACGCCGGCGGCACGGTCCGCCTGGCCGCCCCGCAGCGCGGAGTTCTGCGCATTCTCGAGGTCAGCGGCCTGGTCGAGGTGCTGCGCACCTATCCCTCGGTCGACGAGGCGGTCAGCGCTCAGGAGCCCGCGCTCGACTGA
- the mscL gene encoding large conductance mechanosensitive channel protein MscL, protein MFQGFKDFIMRGNVVDLAVGVVIGAAFTGVVTGFTNGFIKPLIQLMGGGSGVGAGTFTVNKVPFDYATFLNSLITFLITAAVLYFFVVLPLNILAERRRRGEEPPPKAPAEDIVLLTQIRDALVAQQGQNRGYGDTPGRHQQ, encoded by the coding sequence ATCTTCCAGGGCTTCAAAGACTTCATCATGCGGGGCAATGTCGTCGACCTCGCGGTCGGCGTCGTGATCGGTGCCGCGTTCACCGGAGTCGTGACCGGCTTCACGAACGGCTTCATCAAACCCCTGATCCAGCTCATGGGCGGCGGATCCGGCGTCGGCGCCGGCACCTTCACGGTCAACAAGGTCCCGTTCGACTACGCCACGTTCCTCAACTCGCTGATCACGTTCCTGATCACCGCCGCGGTGCTCTACTTCTTCGTCGTCCTGCCGCTGAACATCCTGGCCGAGCGTCGTCGCCGCGGTGAGGAGCCGCCGCCGAAGGCCCCCGCTGAGGACATCGTGCTGCTGACCCAGATCCGCGACGCGCTGGTGGCCCAGCAGGGCCAGAACCGCGGGTACGGCGACACGCCCGGGCGCCACCAGCAGTGA
- a CDS encoding zf-HC2 domain-containing protein produces the protein MACERWREMLSAQLDGEDDPADRVAVDAHLAGCAGCREWLDRAASVNRLTSTSMATPPDLTASILAGLPGLADDLAEAGPVGKPRLGGLVSVPAGDSGLTAAVGGKRAARERAARERAAEERTARELAAVGGRQGGGGKGARWRERLQGFPVAGVLLVALAAVGAVQLILGLDQIGGGVVGGHLHTGPDANPGHLWHESAAWNVAVGTGYLFIALRRTRPSGLVPMLTAFVGMLLLLSVNDLTAARVDAARLISHGFVILGYLLIVALSRIPGGFVSTPPGARSGGGTWRASFAGGDDEEPVAEAYRPGLRLVPRGPMTAGHEEHDGRQAA, from the coding sequence ATGGCTTGTGAGCGGTGGCGCGAGATGCTTTCGGCGCAGCTGGACGGTGAGGACGACCCGGCTGACCGGGTCGCGGTCGACGCGCATCTGGCGGGATGTGCCGGATGCCGGGAATGGCTGGACCGGGCGGCGTCGGTCAACCGGCTGACCAGCACGAGTATGGCCACGCCACCTGATCTCACGGCCTCGATTCTGGCCGGGCTGCCGGGGCTGGCCGACGACTTGGCCGAGGCGGGACCGGTCGGTAAGCCGCGGTTGGGCGGCCTGGTGTCGGTGCCGGCCGGCGACAGCGGGCTGACCGCTGCCGTCGGCGGGAAGCGGGCGGCCCGGGAGCGGGCGGCCCGGGAGCGGGCGGCCGAGGAGCGGACGGCTCGGGAGCTGGCGGCCGTCGGTGGGCGGCAAGGAGGCGGCGGGAAGGGTGCGCGCTGGCGTGAGCGGCTGCAGGGGTTCCCCGTGGCCGGCGTGCTGCTCGTGGCGCTGGCCGCCGTGGGGGCTGTACAGCTCATTCTGGGGCTGGACCAGATCGGTGGCGGCGTTGTCGGGGGGCACCTGCACACGGGGCCCGACGCCAACCCGGGTCACCTCTGGCACGAGTCGGCGGCCTGGAACGTCGCTGTCGGCACCGGCTATCTGTTCATCGCGCTGCGGCGTACCCGGCCTTCGGGGTTGGTGCCCATGTTGACGGCCTTCGTCGGGATGCTTCTGCTGCTCTCGGTCAATGACCTCACGGCGGCCCGGGTGGATGCGGCCCGGCTGATCAGCCACGGGTTCGTCATCCTGGGCTACCTGCTGATCGTCGCGCTTTCGCGGATTCCGGGGGGTTTTGTCAGCACGCCGCCCGGTGCGCGGTCGGGTGGGGGCACGTGGCGGGCCAGCTTTGCCGGTGGTGACGACGAGGAGCCGGTGGCCGAGGCGTACCGCCCGGGGTTGCGGCTGGTGCCTCGCGGGCCGATGACGGCCGGGCACGAGGAGCACGACGGGCGGCAGGCGGCCTGA
- a CDS encoding CGNR zinc finger domain-containing protein — protein MSWMASARHGVREAPAGLALLQELLNTRAPMSYGTDLLVTADDAQPWLTEALSTWSLVSGLPAPTLLISSADLRSLRRLRTTFENVLVVGGTGGPEGALPPADVPVSLVPDADGWVRIVPTGRGTRWLASALWAEALLAQQAGIWPRLKLCNNFECRAAFFDTSRNNSGVWHDVSTCGNTANLRAFRERRRLMGGSGALPPRPTVQGPPSLI, from the coding sequence ATGTCATGGATGGCCAGCGCGCGGCACGGCGTGCGGGAGGCGCCCGCCGGTCTGGCGCTCCTACAAGAGCTGCTGAACACGCGAGCCCCCATGTCGTACGGAACCGACCTGCTGGTGACGGCCGATGACGCCCAGCCGTGGCTGACCGAGGCGCTCAGCACGTGGTCGCTCGTCTCCGGCCTCCCCGCCCCCACGCTGCTGATCTCCTCGGCCGACCTGCGCTCCCTGCGCCGGCTACGCACCACCTTTGAAAACGTGCTGGTCGTGGGCGGCACCGGAGGCCCCGAGGGCGCGCTTCCGCCGGCCGACGTGCCGGTGAGCCTGGTGCCCGACGCCGACGGGTGGGTGCGCATCGTCCCCACCGGCCGGGGCACCCGCTGGCTGGCGTCGGCGCTGTGGGCGGAAGCCCTGCTGGCCCAACAGGCGGGCATCTGGCCGCGGCTCAAACTGTGCAACAACTTCGAGTGCCGGGCTGCCTTCTTCGACACGTCCCGGAACAACAGCGGCGTCTGGCACGACGTCAGCACCTGCGGCAACACGGCCAACCTGCGCGCCTTCCGCGAACGCCGGCGGCTGATGGGCGGAAGCGGGGCGCTGCCGCCGCGGCCCACGGTGCAGGGCCCGCCGAGCCTGATCTGA